In Sulfitobacter guttiformis, the genomic stretch TGCGATTAATAGCCACATGTTATTGCTCCCTTTCAGCGGGCCTGTGGTGGACTTGAGCCCCTATCACACCTACATAAGGTGCTTGACGCATTGTTTCCACGCCTAGTCCTCAAGAGGTTCATATGAATTCGCCGCTTATCCAGATTCTGGTTCTTGCCGCAATTGCGGTCTTTCTCGTCCTGCGCCTCAAGAACGTGCTTGGCACGCGGGAAGGATTTGAAAAACCTCCTTTGCCTGTTCCTGAGAAAAAACGGGACGGGCCGGCTTTTCAGGTGATCGAGGGCGGGCCTGATCTCGATATAACTGATCACTTCGATGAAGGGACGCCACAAGCAAAAGCACTGGCAGAGATGAAGCGCATCGAGCCATCTTTCAACGTGACCGAGTTTCTGGCCGGCGCGCGCGGCGCTTACGAGATGATCGTGATGGGTTATGAGACAGGTGAACTGGATAATATCAAAAGCTTTCTGTCCGATGACATCTATGAGAGTTTCGTCGACGGAGTTGCGGCGCGTGAAGATCAAGGCCTGACTATTGAGGCAAATTTTATCGGCGTTCGGGAGATGGCTCTTGATCATGTGACCCTAAATCCGGACACAAAAGAGGCCGAAATGACCCTCAAATTTGTGGCCGAACTGACACAGGCCGTTCGCAACAGTGACGGAGAGATTGTCGAGGGCAGTGTTACAGATGCTAAAAAGCAAAAAGATACGTGGGTATTCTCCCGCCATATGGGTTCGGATGATCCAAATTGGTTCTTGGTTTCTACAGACGGGTAACATGCGCTCTTCGCATTACTGCCATTTTCGGGGCCTCGCTGCTGGCGGGGCCTTTGGCGTCTGACGTGAAATATGAAGTGCTCACCTTCGACCAGCTTGATGGTTGGGCGGATGATGATCACGCCGCTGCCTTTTCGGTGTTTTTGAATACCTGTCAGGATATGAAGGACCCCGACTGGAATGCAGTTTGCGCTTTCGCCCGAACCAATCCCGACCCCCGCTATTTTTTCGAACTGCTGTTTCGCCCCGTTGTGATGGATGATGGGAACGAGCCATTGTTCACCGGATATTTCGAGCCCGAGCTCGAAGGCTCTATTACGCCTACATCGCGCTACCGGTTCCCAGTATATAAAATGCCGCCCGAAGCGCTGCAGAACCGTCCATGGCTACCACGCCGCGATATTCTGGAAACCGGCGTAATGGACGGGCGCGGATTGGAAATCGCGTTTGTTGATGATCCGGTCGAGCTTTTCTTTCTCCAGATACAGGGATCAGGCCGTATACGGCTGTCCAATGGAAATAACCTGCGCGTTGGTTATCGGGGATCCAACGGTCATGACTATCGTTCAATTGGTCAGGAATTGGTGCGCCGTGGCGTGTATGAGCCCCATCAGGTCAGCGCGCAAGTGATCAAGAACTGGGTAAGGCGCAATCCGCTCGAGGGGCAGGAATTGCTCTATCACAACCCATCTTATGTTTTTTTCCGCGAAGTCAGCCAAGTGCCCGGTGATCAGGGGCCTTTAGGAGCAATGAACCGCTCGATCACGACAATGCGCACGATTGCGGTGGATCCGGCATTTGTGCGTCTTGGCTCTCCAGTGTGGATTGAAAAAGACGGTGCCTCGCCGTTGCGGCGCCTCATGATCGCCCAGGACACCGGATCAGCGATCAAGGGTGCACAACGTGCCGATGTTTTCTTTGGTACAGGGGATGCGGCGGGCCAATTGGCGGGCACAGTTCGTGATCCCGGTCGTCTGGTGGTTCTGATGCCGATTCAGCGCGCCTATGCCCTGCTGCCCGAAAGCGCTATATGAAACGCCGCCGCCTCACAGCTGAGGACCGCGAGCTGTGGGACCGTGTGCGGGCAAATACGCAACCTATTCAGCGTAGCGATCTGGAGGTGGAGCGTTTCGACCCTGATACCACCCTGCCCGCGCCTGCGCCGCGCAACCTGCTCAAGGCAAAGTCGGTGATCCTCGGAAAACCTGTAGGTCCTTCCCGCAGTCCTGCCCATAATCTGGCACCGGCAATTCATGACCATATTCGTCAAACTCCGGTACAAATGGATCAGAAGTCATTTGGGAAGCTTAAGCGCGGCAAGCTGCGGCCGGAGGGCAAGATCGACCTGCATGGCATGACGCTGGAACGTGCGCATCCGGTGTTGACCGGCTTTGTGATGAATGCCCACTCCCAAGGAAAGCGCCTGATCTTGATTGTGACGGGAAAAGGAAAAGAGCGGGATGAAGGCGGCCCGATTCCCGTACGCTATGGCGTGCTACGTCACCAAGTGCCGCAATGGCTTGCCATGCAGCCTATGAAATCAGTCGTCCTTCAAATTGCGCAGGCTCATGTCAGCCACGGGGGGGGCGGTGCTTATTACGTGTACCTACGGCGCCACAGGTAGGTCACGCTGATACCTAAGGACACCGAGGCCTGCCATAAGCGCACCTGCAAAATAATAGACGGCAATCGGAATCATCTGATCGGGGAAATCGACGCCATAGTCGATGAAAGCGCCAGTTACTCCCGGCCCGATGGCTGATCCGAACACCATTAATGCTGCTGCTGCCGCCTTGATCGCACCAAGGTTGCGGGTGCCATAGAACACTGCCCAAAATGCCGAGGTCGCCGTACCCTGCATG encodes the following:
- a CDS encoding Tim44/TimA family putative adaptor protein — protein: MNSPLIQILVLAAIAVFLVLRLKNVLGTREGFEKPPLPVPEKKRDGPAFQVIEGGPDLDITDHFDEGTPQAKALAEMKRIEPSFNVTEFLAGARGAYEMIVMGYETGELDNIKSFLSDDIYESFVDGVAAREDQGLTIEANFIGVREMALDHVTLNPDTKEAEMTLKFVAELTQAVRNSDGEIVEGSVTDAKKQKDTWVFSRHMGSDDPNWFLVSTDG
- the mltA gene encoding murein transglycosylase A, producing the protein MAGPLASDVKYEVLTFDQLDGWADDDHAAAFSVFLNTCQDMKDPDWNAVCAFARTNPDPRYFFELLFRPVVMDDGNEPLFTGYFEPELEGSITPTSRYRFPVYKMPPEALQNRPWLPRRDILETGVMDGRGLEIAFVDDPVELFFLQIQGSGRIRLSNGNNLRVGYRGSNGHDYRSIGQELVRRGVYEPHQVSAQVIKNWVRRNPLEGQELLYHNPSYVFFREVSQVPGDQGPLGAMNRSITTMRTIAVDPAFVRLGSPVWIEKDGASPLRRLMIAQDTGSAIKGAQRADVFFGTGDAAGQLAGTVRDPGRLVVLMPIQRAYALLPESAI
- a CDS encoding Smr/MutS family protein encodes the protein MKRRRLTAEDRELWDRVRANTQPIQRSDLEVERFDPDTTLPAPAPRNLLKAKSVILGKPVGPSRSPAHNLAPAIHDHIRQTPVQMDQKSFGKLKRGKLRPEGKIDLHGMTLERAHPVLTGFVMNAHSQGKRLILIVTGKGKERDEGGPIPVRYGVLRHQVPQWLAMQPMKSVVLQIAQAHVSHGGGGAYYVYLRRHR